The Nitrogeniibacter aestuarii genome has a window encoding:
- the icmF gene encoding fused isobutyryl-CoA mutase/GTPase IcmF: MTDMSVANKLAPYKPKHKVRFVTAASLFDGHDASINIMRRILQSSGAEVIHLGHNRSVGEIVNAALQEDVQGIAITSYQGGHVEYFKYMIDLLKAHGGEHIKVFGGGGGVIVPSEIKDLHDYGVTRIYSPEDGARMGLQGMINDLVEQADFEATAFAPKGKDVVKLLEKGDRRALAQVITALENGAYDAATGKAIIAAAEKLTVPTLGITGTGGAGKSSLTDELVRRFRLDQEDALKLAIISIDPSRKRTGGALLGDRIRMNAIEHEHIYMRSLATRDTGAEVSAALPEVIAACKLAGFDLVVVETSGIGQGDAAIVPFVDTSLYVMTPEFGAASQLEKIDMLDFADVVAINKFDRKGAEDALRDVRKQYQRNRELFSLSPDEMPVFGTMAARFNDDGVTALYQSIFPTLVEHGLQAKPGKLPRVTVRSSSRGRAIVPPERVRYLAEIADTVRGYHKEIERQSRIARERQSLRTAKALFEQCDKPAAHFDELINWKDGELTPTARKLLEQWPTEKALFAADEYVVKIRDKEIRTQLTSQSLSGSKIRKVALPGYEDEGEILKFLMKENVPGSFPYTAGVFAFKREGEDPTRMFAGEGDAFRTNRRFKKVSEGMPAHRLSTAFDSVTLYGCDPDLRPDIYGKVGNSGVSIATLDDMKVLYDGFDLCAPTTSVSMTINGPAPIILAFFFNTALDQQMDKFRADNGREPTEEEAEKIRAWTLSTVRGTVQADILKEDQGQNTCIFSTEFALKMMGDIQEFFVHHQVRNFYSVSISGYHIAEAGANPISQLAFTLANGFTYVESYLARGMHIDDFAPNLSFFFSNGMDPEYTVIGRVARRIWAVAMKNKYGANERSQKLKYHIQTSGRSLHAQEMDFNDIRTTLQALIALYDNCNSLHTNAFDEAITTPTEESVRRAMAIQLIINREWGLSKNENPNQGSFIIDELTDLVEEAVMREFEAISDRGGVLGAMETGYQRGKIQEESLYYEHKKHDGSYPIIGVNTFLNPKGHVDQEIELARSTEEEKQGQLTRLTDFQQRNATEAEAWLGKLRQTVIENGNVFELLVGAVRHCSLGQITSALYEVGGQYRRSM, translated from the coding sequence ATGACCGATATGAGCGTTGCCAACAAACTGGCACCCTACAAGCCCAAGCACAAGGTGCGTTTCGTCACCGCTGCTTCCCTGTTTGACGGGCACGATGCCTCGATCAACATCATGCGGCGGATTCTGCAATCCTCGGGGGCGGAGGTGATCCACCTGGGGCACAACCGCTCGGTGGGCGAAATCGTGAACGCGGCCTTGCAGGAGGATGTACAGGGCATCGCCATCACGTCCTACCAGGGCGGTCATGTCGAGTACTTCAAGTACATGATCGATCTGCTCAAGGCCCATGGCGGCGAGCACATCAAGGTCTTCGGCGGCGGCGGGGGCGTGATCGTGCCGTCCGAGATCAAGGATCTGCACGACTACGGCGTAACCCGCATCTACTCGCCCGAAGACGGCGCCCGCATGGGCCTGCAGGGCATGATCAACGATCTGGTCGAGCAGGCGGATTTCGAGGCCACTGCCTTCGCGCCCAAGGGCAAGGATGTGGTCAAGCTGCTCGAAAAGGGCGACCGCCGTGCGCTGGCGCAGGTGATCACCGCGCTGGAGAACGGCGCCTACGACGCGGCCACCGGCAAGGCCATCATCGCCGCGGCAGAGAAGCTCACAGTGCCGACGCTGGGCATCACCGGCACCGGCGGGGCGGGCAAGAGTTCGCTCACCGACGAGCTGGTGCGTCGCTTCCGCCTCGATCAGGAAGACGCGCTCAAGCTGGCCATCATCTCCATCGACCCGTCGCGCAAGCGCACCGGCGGTGCGCTGCTGGGCGACCGCATCCGCATGAACGCCATCGAGCATGAGCACATCTACATGCGTTCGCTCGCCACCCGCGACACGGGCGCGGAGGTGTCGGCGGCGCTGCCCGAGGTGATCGCCGCCTGCAAGCTGGCGGGCTTCGATCTGGTAGTCGTCGAGACCTCCGGCATCGGCCAGGGCGATGCGGCCATCGTGCCTTTCGTGGATACCTCGCTGTATGTGATGACGCCGGAGTTCGGCGCGGCCAGCCAGCTCGAGAAGATCGACATGCTCGACTTCGCCGATGTCGTGGCCATCAACAAGTTCGACCGCAAGGGCGCCGAAGACGCCCTGCGCGACGTGCGCAAACAGTACCAGCGCAACCGCGAGCTGTTCTCCCTGAGCCCGGACGAGATGCCGGTGTTCGGCACCATGGCCGCGCGCTTCAACGATGACGGCGTGACCGCGCTTTATCAGTCCATCTTCCCGACCCTGGTCGAGCATGGCCTGCAGGCCAAGCCGGGCAAGCTGCCCCGCGTGACGGTGCGTTCCTCCTCCCGCGGCCGTGCCATCGTGCCGCCGGAGCGGGTTAGATATCTCGCCGAAATCGCCGACACCGTGCGCGGCTATCACAAGGAGATCGAGCGTCAGTCGCGCATCGCCCGCGAGCGTCAGTCCCTGCGCACGGCCAAGGCCTTGTTCGAACAGTGCGACAAGCCGGCGGCCCATTTCGACGAGCTGATCAACTGGAAGGACGGCGAGCTCACGCCGACCGCCCGCAAGTTGCTTGAACAGTGGCCGACCGAGAAGGCGCTGTTCGCCGCTGACGAATATGTGGTGAAGATCCGCGACAAGGAGATCCGCACCCAGCTCACCAGCCAATCGCTCTCCGGCAGCAAGATCCGCAAGGTGGCGCTGCCCGGGTACGAGGACGAAGGCGAGATTCTCAAGTTCCTGATGAAAGAGAACGTGCCCGGTTCCTTCCCCTACACCGCCGGCGTGTTCGCCTTCAAGCGCGAGGGCGAGGACCCGACCCGCATGTTCGCGGGCGAGGGCGATGCCTTCCGCACCAACCGTCGTTTCAAGAAAGTGTCCGAAGGCATGCCGGCGCATCGTCTGTCGACCGCCTTCGATTCGGTCACGCTCTATGGCTGCGACCCGGATCTGCGTCCGGATATCTACGGCAAGGTCGGCAACTCGGGTGTCTCTATCGCCACGCTCGACGACATGAAGGTGTTGTACGACGGCTTCGACCTGTGCGCGCCGACCACCTCGGTGTCGATGACCATCAACGGCCCGGCGCCGATCATCCTGGCCTTCTTCTTCAACACCGCGCTCGATCAGCAGATGGACAAGTTCCGCGCCGACAACGGCCGCGAACCGACCGAGGAAGAAGCCGAGAAGATCCGTGCCTGGACGCTCTCCACCGTGCGCGGCACGGTGCAGGCCGACATCCTCAAGGAAGACCAGGGCCAGAACACCTGCATCTTCTCCACCGAGTTTGCGCTCAAGATGATGGGCGACATTCAGGAGTTCTTCGTGCACCACCAGGTGCGCAACTTCTACTCGGTGTCGATCAGCGGCTATCACATCGCCGAGGCCGGCGCGAACCCGATCAGCCAGCTGGCCTTCACGCTCGCCAACGGCTTCACCTACGTGGAGTCGTATCTGGCGCGCGGCATGCACATCGATGACTTCGCGCCCAACCTGAGCTTCTTCTTCAGCAATGGCATGGACCCGGAATACACCGTGATCGGCCGTGTGGCGCGCCGCATCTGGGCGGTGGCCATGAAGAACAAGTACGGCGCCAACGAGCGCAGCCAGAAGCTCAAGTACCACATCCAGACCTCGGGCCGTTCCCTGCATGCGCAGGAGATGGACTTCAACGACATCCGCACTACGCTGCAGGCGCTCATTGCGCTGTACGACAACTGCAACAGCCTGCACACCAACGCCTTCGACGAGGCGATCACCACCCCCACCGAGGAGTCGGTGCGCCGGGCGATGGCGATCCAGCTCATCATCAACCGCGAGTGGGGCCTGTCCAAGAACGAGAACCCCAACCAGGGCAGCTTCATCATCGACGAACTGACCGATCTGGTCGAAGAGGCGGTGATGCGCGAGTTTGAAGCCATCTCCGATCGCGGCGGCGTGCTCGGCGCCATGGAAACCGGCTACCAGCGCGGCAAGATCCAGGAAGAGTCGCTCTACTACGAGCACAAGAAACACGACGGCTCCTACCCGATCATTGGCGTGAACACCTTCCTCAACCCGAAGGGGCATGTGGATCAGGAGATCGAACTGGCCCGCTCCACGGAAGAGGAAAAGCAGGGCCAGCTCACCCGACTGACCGACTTCCAGCAGCGCAACGCTACCGAGGCCGAAGCCTGGCTGGGCAAGCTGCGCCAGACCGTGATCGAGAACGGTAACGTGTTCGAGTTGCTGGTGGGCGCGGTGCGCCACTGCTCGCTCGGCCAGATCACCAGCGCGCTGTACGAGGTGGGTGGCCAGTACCGCCGCAGCATGTAA
- a CDS encoding AraC family transcriptional regulator gives MPAHPTAPDADQTRAAPPRATVANGFVTGMLAGMTRQGRDTGALLTRFGIDHADPASRIPIERYAALYNAVIDALDDEGFALFSQPMRRGSFEFLCRAALGAPTLAIGLERASRFLDLVLPDMRVQIERGREFALLHIAERRSLADDPDDAGRVFAFEWLLRLFHGVASWLAGRGLALDAVSFPYSPPAHVADYALVYTADSRFGTGMLTAQLRDHLLDLPIRRDEAALQAFLDGAPGKISMLYRRDRNTVLRVRDLLRSALPDTLTVDAVAERLHISPRTLHRRLEEEGAGFRTIKDALRRDIALARLAKTDQPVAALAAELGYADPSAFYRACVAWTGRSPDRYRRELRAGKQPRR, from the coding sequence GTGCCCGCTCACCCGACAGCCCCCGACGCCGACCAGACCCGCGCCGCCCCGCCCCGCGCCACGGTTGCCAATGGCTTCGTCACCGGCATGCTGGCGGGGATGACGCGCCAGGGCCGGGACACCGGGGCGCTACTGACCCGCTTCGGCATCGACCATGCAGACCCGGCCAGCCGCATTCCCATCGAACGCTATGCGGCGCTCTACAACGCGGTCATCGACGCACTCGACGACGAGGGCTTTGCCCTGTTCAGCCAGCCCATGCGCCGCGGCAGCTTCGAGTTCCTGTGCCGGGCCGCCCTGGGTGCGCCGACACTGGCCATCGGGCTTGAGCGCGCCAGCCGCTTCCTGGATCTGGTCTTGCCCGACATGCGGGTGCAGATCGAACGCGGCCGCGAGTTCGCCTTGCTGCACATTGCCGAGCGCCGGTCGCTGGCCGACGATCCGGACGACGCCGGCCGGGTGTTTGCCTTCGAGTGGCTGCTGCGCCTGTTTCACGGCGTGGCCAGCTGGCTGGCCGGGCGCGGGCTGGCGCTCGATGCGGTGAGCTTTCCCTACTCGCCCCCGGCCCATGTGGCCGACTACGCGCTGGTCTATACCGCCGACTCGCGCTTTGGCACCGGCATGCTCACGGCGCAGCTGCGCGACCATCTGCTCGATCTGCCCATCCGCCGCGACGAAGCCGCCCTGCAGGCCTTTCTGGACGGCGCTCCGGGCAAGATCTCCATGCTCTACCGGCGCGACCGCAACACCGTGCTGCGGGTGCGTGATCTGCTGCGCTCGGCGCTACCCGACACGCTCACGGTCGACGCAGTGGCCGAACGCCTGCATATCTCGCCCCGCACCCTGCACCGCCGGCTTGAAGAGGAAGGGGCGGGCTTTCGCACCATCAAGGACGCCCTGCGCCGGGACATTGCCCTGGCCCGGCTGGCCAAGACCGACCAGCCGGTAGCGGCACTGGCGGCGGAACTGGGTTACGCCGACCCGTCGGCGTTCTACCGGGCCTGTGTGGCCTGGACCGGACGCTCACCCGACCGGTATCGACGCGAACTCAGGGCCGGCAAACAGCCCCGGCGCTGA
- a CDS encoding zinc-dependent metalloprotease family protein: MTYSVRMSTRFMRLVMVGLASAGFVIADANAAPPQAAAFGLGQPGDITELPPGLLRSNLENLPPAAKARALRWLQGFEFPAADAAQLRVDPRGGIFYEDPTIEQAGTVDVTATPGIEQVDASNVFLLHSKPGASRTVYLDMDGHTVSGTVWNANAGVDPLIMKPYDTDGNPASFSQTEVNAIADVWKRIAEDFAAFDIDVTTEQPASFGPNVGHILVTRKADQNGNPIYTCSCGGVAYVGVWGNSNYPYYQPALVFQDGVNSVHTIAEAASHELGHNLGLSHDGTSTTGYYLGHGSGNTSWAPIMGAGYYTNVTQWSRGEYADANNTQDDLAIIAGRLGYRADDHEDIVLANATPLVRSGTTIASSTPVSDPDNVFSHNKGVIEDSSDIDLFYIDSGAGVIDLSVVPDWRERYASSNLRGSDLDVLASLYDGAGNLIAQSNPIGETDASVSVSVAAGRYYLAVAGVGEGDPATGYSSYGSLGQYTISGSVPEDVVATEPPSAPTDLTASLVGENGIALVWTDPASTATSNEAGYRVMRQVDGGLFVQVGAVAKDGGSFSDNNLASGTYVYQVEAYNSAGSAWSNLSEAVTISLPSRFHATSEATVDGTVSAGSYVNTTVVTGSEQLSETHQGGRPSNRVSSLDHRWNITGVQPGALMTLSVVANAPANSEGDDFSFAWSDDGSTFTTFGVLDNGTGEQTLSTTLPATTSGTVIVRVQDTDRTTGNGNTDSVSVSLVRIESQGQPGEQMPVLTVSEPTDGAVVLQGEPVVLSASADDYEDGDLSSGISWSSSLDGFIGSGPNLAVTTLSLGDHLITATVTDSASNTVSETVSVTITDQAVASTVRVADLQTGVSTDKGQRWTAIVYVQLVDDLGNPVANATLSGNWGDGANGSASCTSDANGQCAVGKSSLKSTVPSVSFTVSTVTHATLGFDGSGAGSVIVTSPY; the protein is encoded by the coding sequence ATGACTTATTCCGTTCGCATGTCGACGCGTTTCATGCGTCTTGTGATGGTGGGGCTGGCCAGTGCCGGCTTTGTCATTGCCGACGCCAACGCCGCGCCCCCGCAGGCGGCCGCTTTCGGTCTTGGACAGCCCGGTGACATCACCGAGCTGCCCCCGGGCCTGTTGCGCTCCAATCTGGAGAACCTGCCGCCTGCCGCCAAGGCACGTGCATTGCGCTGGCTGCAGGGGTTCGAATTCCCGGCGGCCGATGCGGCTCAATTGCGCGTGGACCCTCGCGGCGGCATCTTCTACGAAGACCCGACCATCGAGCAGGCCGGTACGGTCGACGTTACTGCCACGCCGGGCATCGAGCAGGTGGATGCCAGCAATGTCTTCCTGCTGCACAGCAAGCCGGGCGCTTCGCGCACGGTCTATCTGGACATGGACGGTCACACGGTGTCCGGCACGGTCTGGAACGCCAATGCCGGGGTCGATCCGCTGATCATGAAGCCCTACGACACCGACGGTAATCCGGCGAGCTTCTCGCAGACCGAGGTCAATGCCATCGCCGATGTGTGGAAGCGCATTGCCGAGGATTTCGCCGCCTTCGATATCGACGTGACGACCGAACAGCCGGCGAGCTTCGGCCCGAATGTGGGTCATATTCTCGTGACCCGAAAGGCGGACCAGAACGGCAACCCGATCTATACCTGTTCCTGTGGCGGTGTGGCTTACGTGGGCGTGTGGGGCAACAGCAATTACCCCTACTATCAACCGGCCCTGGTGTTCCAGGACGGCGTGAACTCGGTCCACACCATCGCCGAAGCGGCCTCGCACGAGCTGGGTCACAACCTGGGGCTGTCCCATGACGGCACCTCCACCACCGGTTACTACCTGGGGCATGGCAGCGGCAACACCTCGTGGGCGCCGATCATGGGTGCGGGCTACTACACCAACGTCACCCAGTGGAGCCGCGGCGAATACGCCGATGCCAACAACACCCAGGACGACCTGGCGATCATCGCCGGGCGCCTCGGTTATCGCGCCGACGATCACGAAGACATCGTGCTGGCCAATGCGACGCCCCTGGTGCGCAGCGGCACGACCATCGCTTCGAGCACCCCGGTCAGCGACCCTGACAATGTGTTCTCCCACAACAAGGGCGTGATCGAAGACAGCAGCGATATCGACCTGTTCTACATTGACTCCGGGGCTGGCGTGATCGACCTGAGCGTCGTGCCCGACTGGCGCGAGCGCTATGCCAGCTCGAACCTGCGCGGTTCCGACCTGGATGTCCTGGCCTCCCTCTACGATGGGGCCGGCAACCTGATCGCCCAGAGCAACCCCATCGGCGAGACCGACGCCAGCGTGTCGGTGAGCGTCGCTGCAGGCCGCTACTATCTGGCCGTCGCCGGGGTGGGCGAGGGCGATCCGGCCACCGGCTATTCCAGCTATGGCAGCCTGGGGCAATACACCATCAGCGGTTCTGTGCCCGAAGACGTGGTGGCCACCGAGCCGCCCAGCGCACCGACCGATCTGACGGCTTCGCTCGTGGGCGAGAACGGCATTGCCCTGGTGTGGACCGATCCGGCCTCCACCGCCACCAGCAACGAAGCCGGCTACCGTGTCATGCGCCAGGTCGATGGCGGCCTGTTTGTGCAGGTCGGCGCCGTGGCCAAAGACGGAGGCAGCTTCAGCGACAACAACCTCGCCAGCGGCACTTATGTGTACCAGGTGGAGGCCTACAACAGCGCCGGTTCGGCCTGGTCGAACCTGAGCGAAGCGGTCACCATCAGCCTGCCCAGCCGTTTCCATGCCACCAGTGAAGCCACGGTGGACGGCACGGTGAGCGCCGGTTCCTATGTGAATACCACCGTCGTCACCGGCAGCGAACAGCTGTCCGAGACGCATCAGGGCGGTCGCCCCAGCAACCGTGTGAGCAGCCTGGATCACCGCTGGAACATCACCGGCGTGCAACCGGGTGCGCTCATGACGCTGTCGGTGGTCGCCAATGCGCCGGCCAACAGCGAGGGCGATGACTTCAGCTTTGCCTGGTCCGACGATGGCAGCACCTTCACGACCTTCGGCGTGCTGGACAACGGTACGGGCGAGCAGACCCTGAGCACGACGCTGCCGGCCACCACCTCGGGCACCGTGATCGTCCGTGTGCAGGACACCGATCGCACGACCGGCAACGGCAACACCGATAGCGTCAGTGTGTCGCTGGTGCGTATCGAGAGCCAGGGCCAGCCGGGCGAGCAGATGCCGGTCCTTACGGTGAGCGAGCCCACCGATGGCGCCGTGGTGCTCCAGGGCGAGCCCGTGGTCCTCAGCGCCAGCGCCGATGATTACGAGGACGGCGACCTGTCCTCCGGCATCAGCTGGAGCTCCAGCCTGGATGGCTTCATTGGCAGCGGCCCCAATCTGGCCGTCACGACCCTGAGCCTGGGGGATCACCTCATCACGGCCACGGTCACCGATTCGGCCAGCAACACCGTGAGCGAAACCGTGTCGGTCACCATCACCGACCAGGCGGTGGCGAGCACCGTGCGGGTGGCGGATCTGCAGACCGGCGTGAGTACCGACAAGGGCCAGCGCTGGACGGCCATCGTCTATGTGCAACTGGTTGATGACCTGGGCAACCCGGTCGCCAATGCCACCCTGAGCGGTAACTGGGGCGATGGCGCCAACGGCAGCGCATCGTGCACCAGTGATGCCAATGGACAGTGTGCAGTGGGCAAGTCCAGCCTCAAGAGCACGGTACCCAGCGTGAGCTTTACGGTCAGCACCGTAACGCACGCGACGCTCGGCTTCGATGGTTCGGGGGCGGGCAGCGTGATCGTGACCTCACCTTACTGA
- a CDS encoding PAS-domain containing protein: MARKPAPLPDAPPAPVRSPEDLRRYDLLLAGLDLLDQAIAVFDATPKLVTWNRAMVRLLEFPESLMKVGTPFEAFVRFNAERGEYGEGNIEQQIAQRMASVHAFEPHYVERTRPNGKVLAIRGVPIPNLGFVSLWTDVTEQRRYETLIQQQNVLLESRVRERTAELLSAKTELDDIAAALGRSEARLQTIVDSIPALVAYTDASLVYQFVNKGYADWFGLDKEALIGRNIAQVFGAEAYEQIRAHVDRAAAGEQVSYEYVRTGDKGRQVYARSVVVPDVDPNGEVIGLFVLSIDITEQKASEAALVQAQKMEAVGQLTGGLAHDFNNLLTIIMGNLDAARAQVDPLVAADYLDPARRAAERGVELIRRLLTFSRRQTLEPTAVDVGKRIREFTHLLQRSLSESIHIHTTLPNAPLHALVDPHQLENALLNLAINARDAMPGGGTLSITVSERHIPESQSALVELPVGHYVQIDVADTGTGIEEALLTRVFEPFVTTKPFGQGSGLGLSMVYGFVRQSGGNIRVRSTPGKGTTVTFVLPRTEAPAPVAPEPPRASSDRKPVRCPVLLVEDDPEVRKVIRLQLTELGYPVVEADNGVEAQTMLEHVPDIGLLISDTVMPGGIGGRELVQIARQLRPELPLLLITGYASGQAIAEVQDLDVPILRKPFDRSVLERTLDQLLSHVESPV, from the coding sequence ATGGCCCGAAAACCCGCACCACTGCCCGACGCTCCGCCCGCCCCGGTCCGCTCGCCCGAAGACCTGCGTCGCTACGACCTGCTGCTGGCGGGGTTGGACCTGCTTGACCAGGCCATTGCCGTGTTCGACGCCACGCCCAAGCTGGTCACCTGGAACCGTGCCATGGTGCGACTGCTGGAGTTTCCCGAGTCGCTCATGAAGGTGGGCACACCCTTTGAGGCCTTCGTGCGCTTCAATGCCGAGCGCGGCGAATATGGCGAGGGCAACATCGAGCAGCAGATCGCCCAGCGCATGGCCTCGGTGCATGCCTTCGAACCCCACTATGTGGAACGCACCCGCCCCAATGGCAAGGTGCTGGCGATTCGCGGTGTGCCGATCCCCAACCTCGGCTTCGTCTCGCTGTGGACGGATGTGACCGAACAGCGCCGCTACGAGACACTGATCCAGCAGCAGAACGTGTTGCTCGAATCGCGGGTGCGCGAGCGCACCGCCGAGCTGCTCTCCGCCAAAACCGAACTCGACGACATCGCTGCCGCGCTCGGGCGCAGCGAGGCCCGCCTGCAGACCATCGTCGACTCCATTCCCGCCCTGGTGGCCTATACCGACGCCAGCCTGGTCTATCAGTTCGTGAACAAGGGCTACGCCGACTGGTTCGGGCTGGACAAGGAGGCCCTCATCGGGCGCAACATCGCGCAGGTGTTCGGCGCCGAGGCGTATGAACAGATCCGCGCCCATGTGGATCGCGCCGCAGCCGGCGAGCAGGTCAGCTATGAATACGTGCGCACCGGCGACAAGGGCCGCCAGGTCTATGCGCGCAGCGTGGTGGTGCCGGATGTGGACCCGAACGGCGAGGTGATCGGCCTGTTCGTGCTCTCCATCGACATTACCGAGCAGAAAGCCAGCGAAGCGGCGCTGGTGCAGGCGCAGAAAATGGAAGCGGTCGGCCAGCTCACCGGCGGGCTTGCACATGACTTCAACAACCTGCTCACCATCATCATGGGCAACCTGGACGCGGCGCGCGCCCAGGTCGACCCGCTCGTGGCCGCCGATTATCTCGACCCCGCCCGGCGCGCTGCCGAGCGCGGCGTCGAACTGATCCGGCGTCTGCTGACATTCTCCCGTCGCCAGACCCTGGAACCCACGGCGGTGGACGTGGGCAAGCGCATTCGGGAATTCACCCATCTGCTGCAACGCTCATTGAGCGAGTCGATCCATATCCACACCACGTTGCCCAATGCGCCGCTGCATGCGCTGGTCGACCCCCACCAGCTGGAAAACGCACTGCTCAACCTGGCCATCAACGCCCGCGACGCCATGCCCGGCGGCGGCACCCTGAGCATCACGGTCAGCGAACGCCATATTCCGGAAAGCCAGTCGGCACTGGTGGAACTGCCGGTGGGCCACTATGTGCAGATCGATGTCGCCGACACCGGCACCGGCATCGAAGAAGCGCTGCTGACACGGGTGTTCGAACCCTTCGTCACCACCAAGCCCTTCGGTCAGGGCTCGGGGCTGGGCCTGTCGATGGTGTATGGCTTTGTGCGTCAATCGGGCGGCAACATCCGCGTGCGCAGCACCCCGGGTAAGGGCACCACGGTCACCTTCGTGCTGCCGCGCACCGAAGCACCCGCCCCGGTTGCCCCCGAACCGCCGCGTGCCAGTAGCGACCGCAAACCGGTGCGATGCCCGGTCCTGCTGGTGGAAGACGACCCCGAGGTGCGCAAGGTGATCCGCCTTCAACTGACCGAGCTGGGGTACCCGGTCGTCGAAGCCGACAACGGCGTCGAAGCGCAGACCATGCTCGAACACGTCCCCGACATCGGCCTGCTCATCTCCGACACCGTCATGCCCGGCGGCATCGGCGGGCGCGAACTGGTGCAGATCGCCCGACAACTGCGCCCCGAGCTGCCGCTGCTGCTCATCACCGGCTACGCCAGCGGCCAGGCCATCGCCGAAGTGCAGGATCTGGACGTGCCCATCCTGCGCAAACCCTTTGACCGCAGCGTGCTCGAGCGCACGCTGGATCAGTTGCTCAGCCACGTAGAATCTCCGGTATGA
- a CDS encoding response regulator transcription factor: MTQARILIVEDEPDIARLIAQSLDGYGFVTELAPNGRRGLDQAKRQAPDLAIVDLGLPDMDGMEVIRQLQQQTPCAVLILTGRNDVMDRVLGLELGADDYLAKPFEPRELVARVRSILRRYLRTSASESGSTPGIARFADWQFDIGRHMLVAPDGHEVSVSATEASMLQALLKNPNRILSREQLIGERDIDPYDRSVDVRVSRLRRKLEDDPQNPRLIKTVYGAGYLFTATVEWA; the protein is encoded by the coding sequence ATGACACAAGCGCGCATCCTCATCGTCGAAGACGAGCCCGATATCGCCCGGCTCATCGCCCAGTCCCTGGACGGCTATGGTTTTGTCACCGAACTCGCCCCCAACGGACGCCGGGGCCTCGATCAGGCCAAACGTCAGGCGCCGGACCTGGCCATCGTCGATCTCGGCCTGCCCGACATGGACGGCATGGAAGTCATCCGCCAGCTGCAACAGCAGACCCCGTGCGCGGTGCTCATCCTCACCGGGCGCAACGACGTGATGGACCGGGTGCTGGGGCTCGAGCTGGGCGCCGACGACTACCTGGCCAAGCCCTTCGAGCCGCGCGAACTGGTGGCCCGGGTGCGCTCCATCCTGCGCCGCTATCTGCGCACCAGCGCCTCCGAGTCCGGGAGCACCCCGGGCATTGCCCGCTTCGCCGACTGGCAGTTCGACATCGGTCGCCACATGCTGGTCGCACCCGACGGCCACGAGGTGAGCGTCTCCGCCACCGAAGCGAGCATGCTGCAGGCCCTGCTCAAGAACCCCAACCGCATCCTCTCCCGCGAGCAACTCATCGGCGAACGCGACATCGACCCCTACGACCGCAGCGTCGACGTGCGCGTCTCGCGCCTGCGCCGCAAGCTCGAAGACGACCCCCAGAACCCGCGACTCATCAAGACGGTGTATGGGGCGGGGTATCTGTTTACGGCGACCGTCGAGTGGGCCTGA
- a CDS encoding aldo/keto reductase family protein: MDLAHWRRTRDGVLIPPILYGTAWKKADTARLVSRALAAGFCGIDTACQPKHYHEPGVGQGIAAAPRAADSPPLYVQTKFTPPSGQDPANVPYAPNAPIEAQVVASFSVSCANLAPARPDALILHSPLPTADDTLRAWRAMEQLHRQGEVRLLGISNCDDLTLLQHLEAQADIKPSIVQNRFYAKSGYDVALRAWCDTRGIIYESFWTLTANTHALGALALGRIASRHGCEPAQVLLRHVTQLGIVPLTGTSDDEHMRDDLAIFGFTLDETEMQAVTHALRAG, encoded by the coding sequence ATGGATCTCGCTCACTGGAGGCGCACCCGCGACGGGGTGCTGATACCGCCGATCCTCTACGGGACCGCCTGGAAGAAGGCCGACACCGCCCGGCTGGTCAGCCGCGCCTTGGCGGCCGGCTTCTGCGGCATCGACACCGCCTGCCAACCGAAGCACTACCATGAGCCCGGCGTGGGGCAGGGCATTGCGGCGGCACCCCGTGCCGCCGACAGCCCACCGCTGTATGTCCAGACCAAGTTCACGCCGCCGTCGGGCCAGGACCCGGCAAACGTGCCGTACGCGCCGAACGCACCGATCGAGGCTCAGGTGGTCGCGTCCTTTTCGGTGTCTTGCGCGAATCTCGCCCCTGCGCGGCCGGATGCACTGATCCTGCATTCGCCCCTGCCCACGGCCGACGATACCTTGCGCGCCTGGCGGGCCATGGAACAGCTCCATCGGCAGGGCGAGGTGCGCTTGCTGGGGATCAGCAACTGCGACGACCTGACCCTGCTGCAGCATCTGGAGGCTCAGGCCGACATCAAGCCCTCGATCGTGCAGAACCGTTTTTATGCCAAATCGGGATACGACGTCGCGCTGCGTGCCTGGTGCGACACCCGCGGCATCATTTACGAGAGCTTCTGGACGCTGACCGCGAACACCCATGCCCTGGGGGCACTGGCGCTCGGTCGTATTGCCAGCCGCCATGGCTGCGAGCCCGCCCAGGTGCTGTTGCGGCATGTCACCCAGCTGGGGATCGTGCCGCTCACGGGCACCAGTGACGACGAGCACATGCGCGATGACTTGGCGATCTTCGGCTTCACGCTCGATGAGACCGAGATGCAGGCCGTCACGCACGCCCTGCGGGCGGGGTGA